The following are from one region of the Methanospirillum hungatei genome:
- a CDS encoding DUF4276 family protein, whose protein sequence is MIQLLLFVEGDSEEIFIKNVINPYLYDRNIRITPTKITTSIKERKYQGGVGNATFEILKKDILRFNSNQSYCGCFFDLYGLTSTFPGYDLSKNEKNPYKRIELIEKSLSDIIDIPTFIPYIQLHEFEALFFSDIEKIDDNLSHYSGISQKKKLKEILSHFQNPELINDSPVTAPSRRLKTLYPNYQKMLHGIHIFEDIPLSKMRERCKHFNEWLLKIENLSPLN, encoded by the coding sequence GTGATCCAATTGTTACTATTTGTCGAAGGAGATAGTGAGGAAATATTCATTAAAAATGTTATCAATCCTTATCTCTATGATAGAAATATCAGAATCACTCCAACGAAAATTACAACGTCTATCAAAGAGCGAAAATATCAGGGAGGGGTAGGAAATGCTACCTTTGAAATATTGAAAAAAGATATTTTGAGGTTTAATAGTAATCAAAGTTATTGTGGGTGTTTCTTTGATCTATATGGATTAACCTCAACATTTCCTGGGTACGACTTAAGTAAAAATGAAAAAAATCCATATAAACGTATTGAATTGATTGAAAAATCGCTATCTGATATTATTGATATCCCCACTTTTATTCCATATATTCAACTTCACGAATTTGAAGCACTATTTTTCAGTGATATTGAAAAAATAGATGATAACTTATCTCACTATTCCGGAATATCACAAAAGAAAAAGTTAAAAGAAATTCTCTCACACTTTCAGAATCCTGAGTTAATTAACGATTCCCCTGTGACTGCTCCTTCCAGGCGATTAAAAACATTATATCCAAATTACCAAAAAATGCTTCATGGTATACATATTTTTGAAGATATTCCTTTATCAAAAATGAGAGAACGATGTAAACATTTCAATGAGTGGCTATTAAAAATAGAGAATTTGTCTCCTCTCAATTAA
- a CDS encoding transposase, translating to MYKMHIFHLNEFPLFEIFSEGNDHDAPYAIPLAEAVIKMNPSMTTIQLDGRYDSFAIYTGYWKMFRILPLIAPNENAVINKDGTMERIDHWLNKMWKKGGNIRDSIEDKLLFLSNNGRERQVGMFLRNQNIIKSDFKNEYKSRGDCERTHSHMKRMFNFRVKWIQNRSKEFYIALNFIAYQTVLLARMFNNAADIQDLSKYY from the coding sequence ATGTATAAAATGCATATCTTCCATTTGAATGAGTTTCCTCTTTTTGAGATTTTCTCTGAAGGAAATGACCATGATGCCCCATATGCAATTCCATTAGCAGAGGCGGTGATTAAAATGAATCCAAGTATGACCACCATTCAACTCGATGGTAGATACGATTCATTTGCAATTTATACGGGATATTGGAAAATGTTTAGAATTCTACCATTAATTGCTCCAAATGAGAATGCTGTAATAAACAAAGATGGAACTATGGAGAGGATTGATCATTGGCTCAATAAAATGTGGAAAAAAGGGGGCAATATTCGTGATTCAATTGAAGATAAACTACTTTTTCTCAGTAATAATGGCAGAGAAAGGCAAGTTGGAATGTTTCTACGCAATCAGAATATAATAAAATCAGATTTCAAAAATGAATACAAATCAAGAGGCGATTGTGAAAGAACACATTCGCATATGAAACGGATGTTCAATTTTCGGGTAAAATGGATTCAAAACCGGTCTAAAGAATTTTATATCGCTTTAAACTTTATTGCTTATCAAACAGTATTACTGGCAAGAATGTTCAATAACGCAGCAGACATTCAAGATTTATCTAAATATTATTAA
- a CDS encoding ammonium transporter yields MQAVDTAFVLICTTLVILMTFGVGFFYAGLVHRKNIISMITLSFISFALISLQWMFFGYSLSFGPDIMGIIGSPDKLALMNVATDGEKLPEMVFMVFQMAFAAITLAIVTSAVAERIKLSSFLIFGLAWSTFIYDPVAHWVWGGGWAQQLGVLDFAGGIVVHICAGFSALALAFVIGKRRGFGEYSLSPYNIPITLLGGAMLWFGWFGFNAGSALSVNAVAINAFVVTNISAAAGTFSYMLTSWYYGKPSSLSMISGTIAGLGAITPAAGFVGPLEAFIIGTISGIICYYALVFRLARQWDESLDAWAIHGSGGLWGTIAAGIFATATIGGVNGLIAGNPQQVITQAGGAFIILAYSFIGTWILALAIDRIMGLRVKEEEEYVGLDISQHGETARS; encoded by the coding sequence ATGCAAGCCGTTGATACTGCATTTGTTCTGATTTGTACAACTCTTGTCATTTTAATGACCTTCGGGGTGGGTTTTTTTTATGCTGGACTGGTTCATCGGAAAAATATTATTTCGATGATTACCCTATCTTTCATATCCTTTGCTCTGATTTCACTACAATGGATGTTTTTTGGGTATTCGCTCTCTTTTGGTCCGGATATCATGGGCATTATTGGATCTCCAGATAAACTTGCCCTGATGAATGTTGCAACTGATGGTGAGAAACTTCCCGAAATGGTTTTTATGGTATTTCAGATGGCATTTGCCGCGATTACTCTTGCCATTGTAACATCAGCCGTTGCTGAACGAATCAAGTTATCATCATTCCTTATCTTTGGATTAGCTTGGTCCACTTTTATTTATGATCCGGTCGCTCATTGGGTTTGGGGCGGTGGATGGGCACAGCAATTAGGAGTCCTGGATTTTGCAGGTGGCATTGTAGTTCACATCTGCGCAGGTTTTTCTGCATTGGCTCTTGCATTTGTTATAGGAAAAAGAAGAGGATTTGGAGAATATTCTCTCTCTCCGTATAATATCCCAATAACCTTACTGGGAGGAGCTATGTTATGGTTTGGATGGTTTGGTTTTAATGCAGGCTCTGCTCTATCAGTAAATGCTGTTGCAATCAATGCATTTGTTGTAACCAATATTTCTGCCGCTGCCGGAACGTTTTCATACATGCTTACTTCCTGGTATTATGGAAAACCCAGTTCACTCTCCATGATTTCCGGGACAATTGCAGGACTTGGTGCTATTACACCAGCTGCAGGATTTGTCGGTCCTCTGGAAGCATTTATCATAGGTACAATATCAGGTATCATCTGTTATTACGCCTTAGTATTCAGACTTGCTAGACAATGGGATGAAAGTCTTGATGCTTGGGCAATACATGGGTCCGGAGGATTATGGGGGACAATTGCAGCAGGAATTTTCGCTACGGCAACTATTGGTGGAGTCAATGGTTTAATTGCGGGAAATCCTCAACAAGTGATAACTCAGGCAGGTGGAGCTTTTATTATCCTGGCTTATTCATTCATCGGGACCTGGATTCTTGCATTGGCTATTGATAGAATTATGGGACTCCGGGTAAAAGAAGAAGAAGAGTATGTAGGACTTGATATCTCACAACATGGTGAAACAGCCCGTTCATAA
- a CDS encoding COG1361 S-layer family protein, whose translation MSYLMNSCNISRKLPEYTRVLSIFLIGVCLAVFCASPVMAGTKYLSGEPNLSVAISGINEFTPGTTVELPILIENSGLNHMKMVQSGIVDRDDVPSTAKMVRVTLLPDGAPILVKSDTQMVGDISGSESKPVKFQIRVKDDGQAGTYSLPVQIEYTYLASAEQVGTDSVVNRYNTKKLNLNVPFIVRSAINLDVVNVTPEDINAGGEGFVTITLKNSGADTGRKAIAKLTRSGDSPVVPVDSTVYIGEFKPGDEFEAKFKVSVTRDAEPQDYPLEVMVTYQNADGETLDTTAENIGIPVGGKIKFSMVNDPPQVKAGGKQIVEVEYRNDGDAIAYSAEARISAVDPFSSDDDLAYLGDVKPGESAVAKFKMTTTSDAIEKTYGLDSEIRYRDALDNSQISDTIKVQVMVTKPDGLSAIISNPIVIAVILLIIIGAAYRYHTTRRKSGSA comes from the coding sequence ATGTCATATCTTATGAATTCATGTAATATTTCTCGAAAATTACCGGAATATACCCGTGTTTTGAGCATTTTTCTCATTGGGGTATGTTTAGCTGTATTTTGTGCATCACCGGTCATGGCCGGAACAAAATATCTCTCAGGTGAACCAAATCTTTCAGTTGCGATCTCTGGAATTAATGAATTCACTCCGGGAACTACCGTAGAACTTCCCATTCTGATTGAAAACAGCGGGCTTAATCACATGAAGATGGTACAGTCCGGGATTGTTGACCGGGATGATGTACCTTCTACAGCAAAAATGGTCCGTGTCACCCTACTTCCAGATGGCGCTCCGATTCTTGTAAAATCAGATACCCAAATGGTTGGTGACATTTCAGGATCAGAATCCAAACCAGTTAAGTTCCAGATACGAGTAAAGGATGATGGTCAGGCAGGAACGTATAGTTTACCGGTTCAGATTGAATATACTTATCTTGCATCTGCAGAACAGGTAGGAACAGACAGTGTTGTAAACCGTTACAATACAAAGAAACTTAATTTGAATGTACCATTTATAGTTCGTTCAGCGATCAATCTTGATGTTGTCAACGTAACTCCTGAAGATATTAATGCAGGTGGTGAAGGTTTTGTTACCATCACCCTGAAAAACAGTGGTGCTGATACCGGTCGAAAGGCAATTGCAAAATTAACTAGATCTGGAGATTCTCCGGTCGTACCAGTAGACAGTACTGTTTATATTGGTGAGTTTAAACCAGGAGATGAGTTTGAGGCTAAATTTAAAGTATCAGTTACCCGTGATGCAGAACCCCAGGACTATCCACTTGAAGTAATGGTTACTTACCAGAATGCTGATGGGGAAACCCTTGATACAACGGCAGAAAATATTGGTATTCCGGTTGGCGGTAAGATTAAATTTTCAATGGTAAATGATCCACCACAAGTAAAAGCTGGTGGAAAACAGATTGTTGAAGTAGAATATCGCAATGATGGTGATGCTATTGCATACAGTGCAGAAGCTCGTATCAGTGCAGTGGATCCATTCTCAAGTGATGATGATCTTGCGTATCTTGGAGATGTCAAACCTGGTGAAAGTGCTGTTGCAAAGTTTAAGATGACAACGACCTCTGATGCAATTGAAAAGACCTATGGTCTTGATTCAGAAATCAGATATCGTGATGCATTAGATAATAGTCAGATATCCGACACTATCAAAGTACAAGTCATGGTTACAAAGCCAGACGGACTTTCCGCAATAATATCAAATCCAATCGTCATTGCAGTAATCCTGCTGATTATCATTGGTGCTGCATACCGGTACCATACTACCCGAAGGAAATCAGGGTCTGCATAA
- a CDS encoding PAS domain S-box protein, whose protein sequence is MHRLADELAHIKDLLRNHPHGMSVTEIASALGRNKHSTGRYLDILHAAGHIDLRTFGMAKVFTLSTKVPLSALLSYTNDLVFVLDRDMRIIQGNDPFFDLIGIKGEIVLQKRLDQLELSQPDIHTFLTELSDKIFTKNETFEIVRRGQEPRYYNGKVIPTIFDDGSSADTIILEDVTLEKEALRSLRESEAFFRSVSDHLSDGLIVSEFVDGKKKVIFHNQRLCEITGFSADEISHVSPEDLALPEEKGRFMKAIREAEIDQGSMKEIRFWANRKDGVPIYLSIRAKIVPFGDTVRGYILITDMTKWKKQEEAQLLHATLIQRLLTNFSHPIFIIGENGVFFTANPAFCDLIHSKQEDVVGKHVTEVMPENVAKEFIKGNDELVTKKESSHVHMVVPFYKPGGSIGDVLIEKSPVSSGVNAPTYIFGVVIIDDICPHKNL, encoded by the coding sequence ATGCATCGGTTGGCTGACGAGCTTGCTCACATCAAAGATCTTCTCAGAAATCATCCACACGGGATGAGTGTTACTGAGATAGCATCTGCTTTGGGCAGAAACAAACATTCAACCGGGCGTTACCTGGATATTCTACATGCGGCCGGACACATAGACTTACGGACCTTTGGTATGGCGAAAGTATTCACTCTTTCAACCAAAGTTCCACTCTCAGCCCTTCTCTCCTACACGAATGACCTTGTCTTTGTTCTTGACCGTGATATGAGAATAATCCAGGGAAATGATCCTTTTTTTGATCTCATCGGAATAAAAGGAGAAATAGTCCTTCAAAAACGATTGGATCAGCTAGAATTATCCCAACCTGATATCCATACTTTTTTAACTGAATTATCTGACAAAATTTTTACAAAAAATGAGACATTTGAAATTGTCAGACGAGGACAAGAACCAAGATACTACAATGGAAAAGTAATTCCAACCATCTTTGATGACGGAAGTTCGGCAGATACCATCATACTGGAAGATGTAACTCTAGAGAAAGAAGCACTCCGGTCATTGCGAGAAAGTGAAGCATTCTTTAGAAGTGTTTCGGACCATCTTTCTGATGGACTTATCGTCTCAGAATTCGTTGATGGGAAAAAGAAAGTAATTTTTCACAATCAGCGATTGTGTGAAATCACCGGCTTTTCTGCAGATGAGATATCACACGTCTCCCCCGAAGATCTTGCCCTCCCGGAAGAAAAGGGCAGATTTATGAAGGCAATTCGGGAAGCAGAAATTGATCAGGGTTCAATGAAAGAAATCAGGTTTTGGGCAAACCGAAAAGATGGAGTACCGATTTATCTTTCTATCAGAGCAAAAATTGTTCCATTTGGCGATACTGTTCGTGGTTATATCCTTATCACCGACATGACCAAATGGAAAAAACAAGAAGAAGCTCAACTACTCCATGCAACCTTAATTCAGCGCCTCCTTACGAATTTTTCTCATCCTATCTTCATAATCGGTGAAAATGGAGTTTTCTTTACAGCAAATCCGGCATTTTGCGATCTGATTCATTCAAAGCAGGAAGATGTTGTTGGAAAACATGTAACCGAAGTTATGCCTGAAAATGTTGCAAAAGAATTTATTAAAGGCAATGATGAACTGGTAACGAAAAAAGAATCGTCACATGTTCATATGGTTGTTCCTTTCTATAAACCTGGAGGCAGTATCGGAGATGTATTAATAGAAAAATCTCCAGTATCATCAGGAGTGAATGCTCCAACATATATCTTTGGAGTTGTCATTATAGATGATATATGCCCTCATAAAAATCTCTGA
- a CDS encoding DUF4258 domain-containing protein: protein MRLAPEQNLTSTLFGTGSGPEKPEDNSMELSDKIDRLVDTRSIIFSSHARTRMFERDISSEDILPILTNGEIIETYEDDTPCPSYLILGYIHDTAIHIVIAVCVDHIKIVTVYHPDDRWTHHKIRRQ, encoded by the coding sequence ATGAGACTTGCTCCAGAACAAAATCTGACATCGACACTCTTTGGGACCGGTTCTGGTCCGGAAAAACCAGAGGATAATAGTATGGAACTATCTGATAAAATAGACAGATTGGTTGATACCCGCTCAATAATTTTCTCCTCTCATGCACGAACCAGAATGTTTGAACGGGATATTTCATCAGAGGATATATTGCCTATCCTGACTAATGGAGAGATCATTGAAACATATGAGGACGATACCCCATGTCCTTCATATCTGATACTTGGATACATTCACGATACTGCAATACATATTGTTATTGCAGTATGTGTAGATCATATTAAAATCGTCACCGTATATCATCCGGATGACCGGTGGACTCACCATAAAATAAGGAGACAATAA
- a CDS encoding type I restriction endonuclease, producing the protein MSDRSEYLTRKEKIDPLLFEQGWDVSDRSFVRVEIDTKQSDFILKEYRTVSETLKNDAESKYADYILLDSASAPLAVIEANRTSKDPLVGQKQAEEYADDIRSQTGRDVFIFLTNGKEIKFWDRSRAGVRTVSGFYSRRDLERIRFQNEHLMFEAPVIVNTDIVDRGKNIENVKHYGHYPCPNNYLNISGHHQFSYDFQLWHSKTQNLC; encoded by the coding sequence ATGTCAGATCGGTCAGAGTATCTCACCAGGAAGGAAAAGATAGATCCCCTTCTTTTTGAACAAGGGTGGGATGTCTCTGATCGCTCTTTTGTCCGGGTAGAGATTGATACCAAGCAATCTGATTTTATCTTAAAAGAATATCGAACGGTTTCTGAAACCCTCAAGAATGATGCCGAGAGTAAGTATGCAGATTATATTCTTCTTGATTCCGCCAGTGCACCTCTTGCTGTCATAGAGGCTAATCGAACCAGCAAGGATCCGCTTGTCGGTCAGAAACAGGCAGAAGAATATGCTGATGATATCCGTTCTCAAACCGGGCGTGATGTCTTCATCTTTCTTACCAATGGGAAAGAGATAAAGTTCTGGGACCGGAGCAGGGCTGGTGTCAGGACAGTCTCTGGATTTTATTCACGACGGGATCTGGAGCGGATCAGGTTTCAGAATGAACATTTGATGTTTGAGGCTCCGGTGATCGTGAATACTGATATTGTTGATCGGGGCAAGAACATTGAGAATGTCAAACATTACGGACATTACCCATGTCCGAATAATTACCTGAACATATCTGGCCATCATCAATTCTCTTATGATTTTCAGTTATGGCATTCAAAAACGCAGAATTTGTGTTAG
- the tnpC gene encoding IS66 family transposase produces the protein MDFPEELKAKILECPPEVIAYIVHLHERIDQLESRVKELESRLNLNSRNSGKPPSSDGYAKKNRNKSDSRKKYPGGQPGHKGTTLRQSPHPDHIEYHKPHECSKCGHSLVSGKILGIEKRQVFDLPPPPTIEITEHQSFTICCPHCGLKTSGDFPEDVTHPVQYGSRVKSYLTYFSHHQLIPYERVTEICSVLFGFSVSPGTIVNLTHNLAKKLQSFKDDIVNVLQNEPVIHNDETGVRVEGKLHWLHVTCTPNLTHYSLQRKRGKEGMDNIGILPEFHGISVHDFWGPYLSYSCEHSFCCAHIIRELIRVEEETSQKWPYDLIELLLGAKENKEIFHGVGVPIPPIIRTSLMESYDELIQIGLDENPPPVVDEVKRGRKKKGFVRNLLERLKEWRESVLRFINDPLVPFDNNQAERDIRMMKVKMKISGGFRSFDTASAIALIRSYISTIRKNGINVIEGIVSAFHNFPWSPNRTKDISGESLLSQNLALA, from the coding sequence ATGGACTTTCCAGAAGAACTCAAAGCCAAAATACTTGAATGTCCTCCTGAAGTAATTGCATATATTGTTCACCTACATGAAAGAATTGATCAATTAGAATCCAGAGTCAAAGAACTCGAATCCAGGCTAAACCTCAATAGTCGAAATAGCGGAAAACCACCATCTTCTGATGGGTATGCTAAAAAGAATCGAAATAAATCAGATTCTCGAAAGAAATATCCGGGAGGTCAACCCGGCCATAAAGGGACAACCTTAAGGCAGAGTCCTCATCCAGATCATATCGAATATCATAAACCTCATGAATGCTCCAAATGTGGACATAGCCTTGTTTCTGGAAAAATACTCGGCATTGAAAAAAGACAGGTTTTTGATCTTCCCCCTCCTCCCACAATCGAGATAACAGAACATCAGTCTTTCACTATCTGCTGTCCTCATTGTGGTTTAAAAACATCAGGGGATTTTCCCGAAGATGTTACACATCCAGTTCAATATGGATCCAGAGTCAAATCTTATCTGACCTATTTTTCTCATCATCAATTAATCCCTTATGAACGAGTAACTGAAATCTGCTCAGTTCTTTTCGGTTTTTCTGTTAGTCCTGGAACAATCGTAAATTTAACTCACAATCTAGCGAAGAAATTACAATCATTTAAGGATGATATTGTAAACGTTCTTCAAAATGAGCCCGTAATCCATAATGATGAAACTGGAGTCAGAGTAGAAGGAAAACTTCATTGGCTTCATGTGACCTGTACTCCTAACCTAACTCATTATTCCCTTCAGAGAAAAAGAGGTAAAGAAGGAATGGATAATATTGGAATCCTTCCTGAATTTCATGGGATTAGTGTTCATGATTTCTGGGGTCCTTATCTTTCCTATTCCTGCGAACACAGTTTTTGTTGTGCTCATATTATCCGAGAACTCATCCGGGTTGAAGAAGAAACCTCTCAAAAATGGCCTTATGATCTTATTGAGTTATTATTAGGGGCAAAAGAAAACAAAGAGATATTTCATGGAGTTGGGGTTCCTATTCCTCCAATCATTCGTACCAGTCTGATGGAGTCATACGATGAATTGATACAGATAGGACTGGATGAAAATCCTCCACCGGTTGTAGATGAAGTAAAAAGGGGCAGGAAGAAAAAGGGATTTGTACGAAACTTACTCGAAAGGCTAAAAGAGTGGAGAGAGAGTGTGTTGAGATTTATAAATGATCCTCTCGTTCCATTCGACAATAATCAGGCCGAGAGAGATATTCGTATGATGAAGGTAAAAATGAAAATATCAGGTGGATTTAGAAGCTTCGATACAGCCAGTGCGATTGCTCTGATCAGAAGTTACATCTCAACTATAAGAAAAAATGGAATTAATGTTATTGAAGGAATTGTTTCAGCATTTCATAATTTTCCATGGTCACCAAATAGAACCAAAGATATTAGTGGAGAGTCGTTACTCTCTCAAAATCTTGCATTAGCCTAA
- a CDS encoding AAA family ATPase — MTLHSLELKGYKSIKEISIQFNPINILIGANGAGKTNFISFFKLLNSIIDNRLQLDVRKEGGANAILHYGIKNTEYISSKVSFGPNSYSFVLDSTNNDTFYFLIEHANFHKEGYGQPYDALLGSSGHIESLLKSRSINNQCPVCSHIIDSIKEWRVYHFHDTSSTASVKKPGNINDNAFFRYNAENLAAFLFLLKHQYNKIYENIRKTIRIVFPFFDDFYLRPDPFNENVIKLEWHEKGSDYPFGAYNLSDGTLRFICLTTLLLQPKKYLPSVIIIDEPELGLHPLAITILASLIKNAALNTQIIISTQSVNLVNHFDAEDILVVDRDRDQTRINRLSSDLLEDWLKDYNLGELWEKNIIGGRPSW; from the coding sequence ATGACATTACATAGTCTCGAGTTAAAAGGATATAAATCCATTAAAGAAATTTCAATTCAGTTTAATCCCATTAATATTCTCATTGGTGCAAACGGAGCCGGGAAAACCAATTTCATCAGTTTTTTTAAATTATTAAATTCAATCATTGATAACCGACTACAACTAGATGTAAGAAAAGAAGGAGGAGCAAATGCGATCCTTCATTATGGAATCAAAAATACAGAGTATATAAGTTCAAAAGTATCATTTGGTCCAAATTCATATTCATTTGTCCTTGATAGTACGAATAATGATACTTTTTACTTTTTAATTGAACATGCGAATTTTCATAAGGAAGGTTATGGTCAACCCTACGATGCATTATTAGGTTCATCAGGACATATTGAGAGTTTATTAAAATCGCGTTCCATAAATAATCAATGCCCTGTCTGTTCACATATTATTGATTCTATCAAAGAATGGAGAGTTTACCATTTTCATGATACAAGTTCCACTGCGTCAGTAAAAAAGCCAGGTAACATCAATGATAATGCCTTTTTTCGTTATAATGCAGAAAATTTAGCTGCCTTCCTTTTTTTATTAAAGCATCAATATAATAAGATTTATGAAAATATCCGGAAAACAATTCGTATTGTATTTCCATTTTTTGATGATTTTTATTTAAGGCCGGATCCGTTTAACGAAAATGTAATAAAATTGGAGTGGCATGAAAAGGGTTCAGATTATCCCTTTGGAGCTTACAATTTATCTGACGGGACGTTACGATTTATTTGTTTAACAACTTTGTTATTGCAACCAAAAAAGTATCTACCATCTGTAATCATTATTGACGAACCCGAATTAGGATTACACCCATTAGCAATTACAATACTTGCTTCATTAATTAAAAATGCAGCTTTGAACACTCAAATAATCATATCGACACAGTCAGTGAACCTTGTAAATCATTTTGATGCCGAAGATATTTTAGTTGTTGATCGGGACAGAGATCAAACCAGAATTAATCGCTTAAGTTCTGATTTATTGGAAGACTGGTTAAAAGATTATAATTTAGGAGAATTATGGGAGAAGAACATCATTGGCGGGCGGCCCTCCTGGTGA
- a CDS encoding PEGA domain-containing protein, translated as MNSQNGGSYSITSVPPGAYVKINGIQIGITPLLYIPNSSILVPFSLDIGKPGYYNITLNVSQLVHSGAQELISLNLIPVPKTGEIHITSHPDGCLIQLDTNKTVPSPYTFTSVPEGKHSIVISKTGYKSYHNSQIQVEPDSLTALQIYLIPNYERKELVVTTSPPDANIIVDGIYRGTSLKNLPLYIGPLGDGQHTVLARLQGYRENMATVSTKQDLSTNLHLFLNSVNQAPTSSSIRIKTIPIGSDVTLNGIWVGTVPETGFLILNDIPPNRYKITLSLTGYQNYSEWVFPIEGETITIDKKLEKMI; from the coding sequence ATGAATAGTCAGAATGGAGGATCATATTCAATTACATCTGTTCCACCTGGTGCCTATGTCAAGATTAATGGTATTCAAATAGGTATTACTCCGTTATTATATATCCCAAATTCTTCAATATTGGTTCCATTTTCATTAGACATAGGCAAACCAGGTTATTATAATATTACTTTGAATGTTTCACAGTTAGTTCATTCTGGTGCTCAAGAATTAATCTCTCTTAATTTAATACCCGTGCCAAAAACCGGAGAAATTCACATAACCTCTCACCCGGATGGATGTCTTATCCAATTAGATACAAATAAAACCGTGCCTTCTCCTTATACCTTTACGTCTGTACCAGAAGGTAAACATTCAATTGTTATCAGTAAAACAGGTTACAAATCATATCATAATTCGCAGATACAAGTAGAACCAGATTCACTCACAGCATTACAAATTTACCTTATACCCAATTATGAAAGAAAAGAACTCGTAGTTACTACTTCTCCACCAGATGCTAATATTATTGTAGATGGGATTTACCGTGGAACCAGTTTAAAAAACCTCCCCCTCTATATCGGTCCACTTGGTGATGGTCAACATACCGTTCTGGCAAGATTGCAGGGATACCGTGAGAATATGGCCACTGTATCAACGAAACAGGATTTATCTACAAATTTACATTTATTTTTAAATTCAGTAAATCAGGCTCCCACATCTTCGAGTATCAGAATTAAAACAATTCCAATTGGTTCTGATGTTACATTAAACGGTATCTGGGTTGGTACTGTACCAGAAACCGGATTTTTAATTCTCAATGATATTCCTCCCAACCGGTATAAAATAACACTCTCTCTTACTGGATATCAGAATTATTCTGAATGGGTATTTCCAATTGAAGGAGAAACGATAACTATTGATAAAAAATTAGAGAAAATGATCTGA
- a CDS encoding type II toxin-antitoxin system MqsA family antitoxin yields MKPGLCQFCKGTMKEGKTEFIAHVRDQVIVIKDVPAFVCERCGEAWFSYETSEKIDKVMHDVHAGRICVRPLAAGEIELPA; encoded by the coding sequence ATGAAACCTGGACTCTGTCAGTTTTGCAAAGGCACTATGAAAGAAGGAAAAACCGAATTCATTGCCCATGTTCGGGATCAGGTAATCGTTATTAAGGATGTACCCGCCTTTGTATGTGAACGGTGTGGGGAAGCATGGTTTTCGTATGAGACCTCAGAAAAAATCGATAAAGTCATGCATGATGTTCATGCCGGAAGAATCTGCGTCCGCCCTCTAGCTGCAGGAGAGATCGAATTACCTGCCTGA